One genomic window of Glycine soja cultivar W05 chromosome 9, ASM419377v2, whole genome shotgun sequence includes the following:
- the LOC114368326 gene encoding uncharacterized protein LOC114368326, whose product MESTPGHVSNPHPGYNQGAYPYGLPPNYTPPTMHEDMGYITPFILEGEPPRHPNGVHKNPQKHAQGDVDSYSPFPTEGLAPNSLPQPNITGEPRNHPTQPMFLSVGEPPPTVEGKGKLDLIEERLRVVEGFGDYPFTDMTDLCLVPNVVIPPKFKVPNFDRYKGTTCPKNHLKMYCRKMGAYSRDDKLLMHFFQDSLAGAAVIWYTNLEASRIRTWKDLITTFLRQYQYSSDMAPDRTQLQNMSKQEHESFKEYAQRWRDLVAQVAPPMVKREMATMIVDTLPVFYYEKLVGYMLSSFVDLVFAEERIEVGLKRGKFDYVSPVGASGRSVGTTGAKKKEGDAHTVTSTPAWPKPPQTPDGTHQYAQHHPSILARAGGSSDTALAQPRAPTPLEGGAPQAPAPTRPHSTNNAHLGSSSNTARNFLPRQAQIFTLIPMTYGDLLPSLITNQLAMVIPGRVLQPPFPKWYNPSVTCA is encoded by the coding sequence ATGGAGAGTACACCGGGGCATGTCAGCAACCCCCATCCGGGGTACAACCAAGGTGCTTACCCCTACGGTTTACCGCCCAACTACACACCACCAACCATGCATGAAGACATGGGTTACATTACTCCCTTCATCCtcgaaggggagcctcctcgacatcCTAACGGGGTCCACAAGAATCCTCAAAAGCATGCTCAGGGAGACGTCGACTCATACTCCCCATTTCCCACTGAGGGGTTGGCGCCCAACTCACTACCACAACCCAACATCACGGGAGAGCCTCGAAACCACCCAACACAGCCAATGTTTCTATCCGTGGGAGAGCCACCCCCGACAGTGGAAGGAAAggggaaactcgatctcatcgaagagagattGAGGGTTGTTGAAGGATTCGGCGATTATCCGTTCACAGATATGACCGACCTGTGCCTTGTGCCGAACGTTGTCatccctccgaagttcaaggtacCTAACTTCGATaggtataaagggacgacttgtcctaagaatcACCTAAAAATGTACTGTCGAAAGATGGGTGCATATTCTAGGGACGATAAgttattgatgcatttctttcaagatagtTTGGCTGGGGCAGCAGTCATCTGGTACACTAACctagaagcttcccgcatccgcaCCTGGAAGGATCTAATTACGACCTtccttaggcagtatcagtacagcTCTGACATGGCTCCTGATCGAACTCAACTGCAAAACATGAGTAAACAGGAACACGAGTCTTTTAAAGAATACGCTCAGCGTTGGAGGGACCTAGTAGCGCAAgtagcccctcccatggtcaaGAGAGAAATGGCTACTATGATAGTAGATACCTTACCtgtattctactatgagaaattagtgGGCTACATGCTCTCTAGCTTCGTGGACTTAGTTTTCGCGGAAGAAAGGATTGAGGTGGGTTTGAAGaggggaaagtttgattacgtctcCCCAGTAGGTGCCAGCGGTAGGAGTGTCGGAACAACTGGGGCaaagaagaaagagggagaTGCCCATACCGTCACTTCAACACCTGCGTGGCCCAAGCCACCACAAACCCCCGACGGTACCCACCAATACGCACAACATCACCCGAGTATTTTGGCTCGCGCTGGGGGCTCTTCCGACACAGCACTCGCCCAGCCAAGGGCGCCCACGCCCCTAGAAGGGGGAGCTCCTCAGGCTCCGGCTCCAACCCGACCTCACTCGACCAATAATGCCCACCTTGGCTCGAGCTCCAACACGGCAAGGAACTTCTTGCCAAGGCAGGCTCAGATTTTCACCCtgatcccaatgacgtatgGGGACCTCTTACCATCTCTCATCACCAACCAATTGGCCATGGTGATTCCGGGAAGGGTCCTCCAGCCTCcattcccaaagtggtataaccCTAGCGTAACCTGCGCATAA